In Bradyrhizobium sp. CCBAU 051011, the following are encoded in one genomic region:
- a CDS encoding aminotransferase class III-fold pyridoxal phosphate-dependent enzyme, whose product MTQHIARLSETQTADAVLRARAKLVVPGGMWGHLNAARLPEGYPQFFASAEGCRVRDVDGREYIDFMCSWGPILLGHRHPEVQAAAEAQAAKGDCLNGPGEVMVELAEDLVAMLPHADWAMFQKNGGDATTSCVTIARAGAGRRKVLVAQGSYHGALPWCSPSVAGVTAEDRAHLLHFEYNDVQSLRAAVEDAGKDLAAILVTAFRHDMGRDLELPTKEFAVAARAACDATDAALIVDEVRAGLRLDIRGSWEALGVRPDLCAWSKAIANGYALAAVTGNDRFREAATKIFVTGSFWCGTVAMAAARATLRIARETDVPGHIRAIGLRLREGLAALANEHGIAIRQSGPPQMPLMLFEGDPEVRKGRAFCSAALRHGAFFHPQHNMFLSSAHRAADIDEALQAASHGFKAVRELEAGPNR is encoded by the coding sequence ATGACCCAGCACATAGCGCGGTTGAGCGAAACGCAGACAGCGGATGCCGTGTTGCGCGCGAGGGCCAAACTGGTCGTGCCGGGCGGCATGTGGGGCCATCTGAATGCCGCGCGGCTCCCGGAAGGCTATCCGCAATTCTTCGCCTCCGCGGAGGGGTGCCGCGTGCGCGACGTCGATGGCCGCGAATACATCGACTTCATGTGCAGTTGGGGACCGATCCTGCTCGGCCACCGGCATCCCGAGGTTCAGGCGGCGGCTGAGGCGCAGGCTGCCAAGGGGGACTGCCTTAACGGTCCGGGCGAGGTCATGGTGGAGCTTGCCGAGGATCTTGTGGCGATGCTGCCCCATGCCGATTGGGCGATGTTTCAGAAGAACGGCGGCGATGCGACGACGAGCTGCGTCACGATCGCCCGTGCAGGCGCCGGACGCCGCAAGGTGCTGGTCGCGCAGGGTAGCTATCACGGCGCGCTGCCATGGTGCTCGCCGAGCGTGGCCGGCGTGACGGCCGAGGACCGCGCGCATCTCCTGCACTTCGAATACAACGACGTGCAGAGCCTGCGGGCAGCGGTCGAGGACGCGGGCAAGGATCTCGCTGCGATCCTGGTGACGGCTTTCCGCCACGACATGGGCCGCGATCTCGAATTGCCGACGAAAGAATTTGCCGTAGCTGCGCGCGCGGCTTGCGATGCGACTGACGCCGCTCTGATCGTCGATGAAGTGCGGGCGGGACTGCGCCTGGATATCAGGGGGAGTTGGGAAGCGCTCGGCGTGCGTCCGGACCTGTGCGCCTGGAGCAAGGCGATTGCCAACGGTTACGCGCTGGCCGCCGTTACCGGCAACGATCGCTTCCGCGAGGCCGCTACCAAGATATTCGTCACCGGCTCGTTCTGGTGCGGCACGGTAGCCATGGCGGCGGCGCGGGCGACGTTGCGGATCGCGCGCGAGACCGACGTGCCAGGACATATCCGCGCGATCGGCCTGAGATTGCGCGAGGGACTGGCGGCGCTGGCGAACGAACATGGCATCGCGATCCGCCAGAGCGGGCCGCCGCAGATGCCGCTGATGCTGTTCGAGGGTGATCCGGAGGTACGCAAGGGCAGGGCGTTCTGCTCGGCCGCGCTACGTCACGGCGCATTCTTTCATCCCCAGCACAATATGTTCCTGTCCTCGGCGCATCGTGCAGCCGATATCGATGAGGCGTTGCAGGCGGCTTCGCATGGCTTCAAGGCCGTCCGCGAGTTGGAAGCGGGACCCAATCGGTAA
- a CDS encoding DsbA family protein — protein sequence MNVHRPIVFVALLAFASFALANSAMAQSAIAANVAKPMSLPDIAIGSEKAPVTITEYSSMSCPHCAAFGQNVFPMLRSRYIDTGKVRFVFREFPLDIKAAAASILARCIGKGDAEKYLAAVELLFKLQDRLMTQTKDTLLYVGKQHGMSEQEVKTCEEDQAQFDKLSADQQYAHRELKVTSTPTFFLNGVKLQGSMSFEELEERITPLLKK from the coding sequence TTGAACGTCCATCGTCCCATTGTTTTCGTCGCGCTCCTTGCATTCGCGTCCTTTGCCCTCGCAAACTCTGCGATGGCGCAAAGCGCGATCGCGGCTAACGTCGCCAAACCGATGTCTCTCCCCGACATCGCCATCGGGTCTGAAAAGGCGCCGGTCACCATCACCGAATATTCGTCGATGAGTTGCCCGCATTGCGCGGCGTTCGGACAAAATGTTTTTCCGATGCTGCGTTCGAGATATATCGACACCGGCAAGGTGCGTTTCGTGTTCCGCGAGTTTCCGCTCGACATCAAGGCCGCCGCAGCCTCGATACTGGCGCGCTGTATCGGCAAGGGCGATGCCGAAAAGTACCTCGCAGCCGTCGAGCTGTTGTTCAAGTTGCAGGACCGCCTGATGACGCAGACCAAGGACACGCTGCTCTATGTCGGCAAGCAGCACGGTATGAGCGAGCAGGAGGTCAAGACCTGCGAGGAAGACCAGGCGCAGTTCGACAAGCTGAGTGCCGATCAGCAATACGCCCATCGGGAATTGAAGGTTACCTCAACGCCGACGTTCTTCCTCAACGGTGTAAAGCTGCAGGGGTCGATGTCGTTCGAGGAGCTGGAGGAACGGATTACGCCGTTGCTCAAGAAATAG
- a CDS encoding tripartite tricarboxylate transporter substrate binding protein, which produces MTAAVRVLLAAAWLLSGVVSSSAQNYPSRPVRVVVGFPAGGPTDVIARLVAQKLSDNLGQQFFVENIGGAGGNTAAGQVARMAPDGYTIMVVSTGFVVNPSLYAKVPYDPVKDFAPVTLVAVSPNVVVVNPQLAAKTLPELVQLIRDNPGKYSFAGPGVGSTPHLGGELFRLAFKLDLVHVPFTGAAPAIQATVGGHTPIAFTALPPALSAVQSGQLRALGVASTERAAGLPDVPTFAEQGVSDQEADTLTGIVAPAGTPKAIIDLLHREIAGIVAQPDVKERLTTLGFKAVANTPDQFGARIRLEMEKWGKVVRDAKLRIE; this is translated from the coding sequence ATGACCGCGGCTGTACGGGTATTGTTGGCAGCCGCGTGGCTGCTGTCCGGTGTCGTGTCGTCATCGGCGCAAAACTATCCGAGCAGGCCGGTGCGCGTCGTGGTCGGCTTTCCCGCCGGCGGACCGACCGACGTCATCGCCCGCCTCGTCGCGCAGAAGCTTAGCGACAATCTCGGCCAACAGTTTTTCGTCGAGAATATCGGCGGTGCCGGCGGCAACACCGCCGCCGGCCAGGTCGCCCGCATGGCGCCGGACGGCTACACCATCATGGTGGTCAGCACCGGCTTTGTTGTGAACCCCAGCCTCTACGCCAAGGTGCCGTATGATCCGGTCAAGGATTTTGCGCCGGTGACGCTGGTTGCGGTTTCGCCGAATGTCGTGGTGGTCAACCCGCAGCTCGCTGCCAAGACATTGCCCGAACTGGTGCAGCTCATCAGGGACAATCCCGGTAAATACAGCTTTGCGGGGCCCGGGGTCGGATCGACGCCGCATTTGGGCGGCGAACTGTTCCGCCTCGCCTTCAAGCTCGACCTGGTCCACGTCCCCTTCACGGGCGCCGCCCCTGCGATTCAGGCGACGGTCGGGGGACACACGCCGATCGCTTTCACGGCGCTGCCGCCTGCCCTGTCCGCGGTGCAGAGCGGACAGCTGCGCGCGCTCGGCGTGGCCTCGACCGAGCGTGCCGCGGGTCTGCCGGACGTGCCGACCTTTGCCGAACAGGGCGTGAGCGATCAGGAGGCTGACACGCTGACAGGCATTGTCGCGCCGGCCGGAACGCCGAAGGCAATCATCGATCTGCTTCATCGCGAGATCGCCGGGATCGTCGCGCAGCCGGACGTCAAGGAACGCCTCACGACGCTCGGCTTCAAGGCGGTTGCGAATACGCCGGATCAGTTCGGCGCACGGATCAGGCTGGAGATGGAAAAGTGGGGCAAGGTGGTGCGCGATGCAAAGTTGCGGATCGAATAG
- a CDS encoding PilZ domain-containing protein, with protein sequence MEEKRKYPRTEIDEPAYVSSGGSVMPCVVRNISREGAAIDVDNPAFVPKHFRLVMARDPSIVHECRVAWIQKNRIGLTFVNIVDAAVEQPSSNRGC encoded by the coding sequence ATGGAAGAGAAGCGAAAGTATCCGCGAACGGAGATCGACGAGCCTGCCTATGTTTCATCCGGCGGGTCCGTCATGCCGTGCGTGGTGCGGAATATTTCACGTGAAGGGGCGGCGATCGACGTCGACAATCCGGCCTTCGTCCCGAAGCACTTTCGCCTGGTGATGGCGAGAGATCCGTCGATCGTGCACGAGTGCCGGGTCGCCTGGATCCAGAAGAACCGTATCGGCCTGACCTTCGTCAACATCGTGGATGCCGCTGTGGAACAGCCGTCATCGAACCGTGGGTGCTGA
- a CDS encoding acyl-CoA dehydrogenase family protein, whose translation MILNTAIASSADLAGDQAVIARAEAICEDVAKASDDIEAARRLPPALLDKLHKAQLFRLLLPRSTNGIETDPVTFFHVIETIAKADASTAWCLSQAGGCAMSAAYLDLPVAQAIFGDPRAVLAWGPGPKVRAVECEGGYRVTGVWSFASGGRHATWLGAHCPIYAADGSPKCDANGAPLERTMLVRAEDVEWTDIWNTVGLRGTASDQFALSDFFVSADHSITREFERECRERGPLYRMSNHTCYQVGFAGVACGIARTALDNFVETMRNKVPRGARMSLRDNAVVQSNLAQAEVNLRAARGYVLQSMADTWKDLSAGATITVAQRMNIRMASTHAIHKAREAVDFAYNAAGATAIFENHPLERRFRDIHTVTQQLQGQLRHFETVGAWMMGVDTDLSFV comes from the coding sequence ATGATCTTGAATACAGCGATCGCAAGCTCTGCTGATCTCGCGGGCGACCAGGCGGTGATCGCCCGGGCCGAAGCCATATGTGAGGATGTCGCGAAAGCGTCCGACGATATCGAAGCCGCGCGGCGGCTGCCGCCGGCTCTGCTCGACAAGCTGCACAAGGCGCAATTGTTCCGGCTGTTGCTGCCCCGTTCGACCAACGGGATCGAAACCGATCCCGTCACTTTCTTCCACGTCATCGAAACCATTGCCAAAGCTGACGCTTCCACGGCCTGGTGCCTCAGCCAGGCCGGCGGTTGCGCGATGTCTGCGGCGTATCTGGACCTGCCGGTGGCGCAGGCGATCTTCGGCGATCCGCGCGCGGTGCTGGCATGGGGTCCCGGCCCCAAGGTCCGCGCCGTTGAATGCGAAGGCGGCTACAGGGTGACGGGGGTGTGGTCGTTCGCATCAGGCGGCCGCCATGCGACTTGGCTCGGGGCGCACTGCCCGATCTACGCGGCCGACGGCTCGCCCAAATGCGATGCCAACGGAGCCCCGCTCGAGCGCACCATGCTGGTACGCGCCGAAGACGTTGAGTGGACCGACATCTGGAACACGGTAGGGCTGCGCGGCACGGCCAGCGACCAGTTCGCGCTCAGCGACTTCTTCGTGAGCGCAGACCATTCGATTACCCGCGAGTTCGAGCGCGAATGCCGCGAGCGCGGCCCGCTCTACCGCATGAGCAACCACACCTGCTACCAGGTGGGGTTCGCCGGCGTCGCCTGCGGCATCGCCCGCACCGCGCTCGACAATTTCGTCGAGACGATGCGCAACAAGGTGCCGCGCGGCGCGAGGATGTCGCTGCGCGACAATGCGGTGGTTCAGAGCAACCTTGCCCAAGCAGAAGTCAACCTCCGTGCCGCCCGCGGCTACGTCTTGCAGTCGATGGCCGACACCTGGAAGGATCTTAGCGCCGGCGCGACCATCACGGTCGCGCAGCGCATGAACATCCGCATGGCCTCGACCCACGCCATTCACAAGGCGCGCGAGGCGGTCGACTTTGCCTACAACGCCGCAGGCGCCACCGCGATCTTCGAAAACCATCCGCTGGAGCGGCGATTCCGCGATATCCACACCGTGACCCAGCAACTGCAGGGCCAGCTCCGGCATTTTGAAACGGTCGGTGCCTGGATGATGGGCGTCGATACCGATCTCAGCTTTGTTTAG
- a CDS encoding VOC family protein, translating into MGLGALQHYTIEPSDLERAKDFYCDVLGLENGDRPPLDFPGYWLYSGGTATVHLMGTRKPREGIVVRGTERKYEDTGRLDHIAFAATDVEGMRKRLQAKGVKFRESIVPRTGDTQFFLYDPDGVGVELNFPKT; encoded by the coding sequence ATGGGACTTGGCGCGCTGCAGCACTACACGATCGAGCCCTCTGATCTCGAGCGCGCCAAGGATTTCTATTGCGACGTCCTTGGGCTGGAGAACGGCGACCGCCCCCCGCTCGATTTTCCCGGCTACTGGCTCTACTCGGGCGGCACAGCCACGGTGCATCTGATGGGCACCCGCAAGCCGCGCGAAGGCATCGTGGTGCGCGGTACCGAGAGGAAGTACGAGGATACCGGTCGGCTTGACCACATCGCCTTTGCGGCGACCGACGTCGAGGGGATGCGCAAGCGCCTGCAGGCGAAAGGCGTCAAATTCCGCGAGAGCATCGTGCCGCGTACCGGCGATACCCAGTTCTTCCTCTACGACCCCGATGGCGTCGGCGTCGAACTGAACTTTCCGAAGACCTGA
- a CDS encoding Spy/CpxP family protein refolding chaperone produces MTSPTSKLRTRWKVCVAMGLAAIMLLSAPRLADAQLVQGVEKGAREGNKAAGPVGGVLGGAIGGVVGVVTGVTGVLTGGNKGGQAPAAKDTAKQGEASKQGEPSKQGDTSKPAKGSKATKTAKQQQQQQPQQQRPVLTQTGAPQLTAEQIVANSDANIERIKKELNLTPEQEKHWAGFNSAMHYLGHNGADRLNLRVARAKRDPPDDIIEQMRNEAQFLNDRAVDQRNVADAAEPLFASLDDKQKAVFIQEMVNLSHERGLD; encoded by the coding sequence ATGACTAGCCCAACGTCCAAACTGCGCACGCGGTGGAAAGTGTGCGTGGCCATGGGGTTGGCCGCCATCATGCTTCTCAGCGCGCCGCGGCTTGCGGATGCGCAGCTGGTTCAGGGTGTCGAGAAGGGCGCCCGCGAGGGTAACAAGGCGGCGGGCCCGGTCGGCGGCGTGCTTGGCGGCGCCATTGGCGGCGTCGTGGGCGTCGTGACCGGAGTCACCGGTGTGCTGACCGGGGGCAACAAGGGCGGACAGGCGCCGGCGGCAAAGGATACTGCCAAGCAGGGTGAGGCTTCCAAACAAGGCGAGCCTTCCAAGCAGGGTGACACGTCGAAGCCGGCGAAGGGAAGCAAGGCTACCAAGACCGCCAAGCAGCAACAACAGCAGCAACCGCAGCAGCAGCGACCCGTCCTCACCCAGACCGGCGCGCCGCAACTGACGGCCGAACAGATCGTCGCCAACAGCGATGCCAATATCGAACGGATCAAGAAGGAGCTGAACCTCACGCCCGAGCAGGAAAAGCATTGGGCGGGGTTCAACAGTGCGATGCACTATCTCGGTCATAACGGTGCTGACCGGCTCAACCTGCGTGTTGCGCGCGCCAAGCGCGATCCGCCTGACGACATCATCGAGCAGATGCGCAATGAGGCCCAGTTTCTCAACGACCGCGCTGTAGATCAGCGCAACGTGGCGGATGCGGCCGAGCCGCTATTCGCCAGCCTGGACGACAAGCAAAAGGCGGTCTTCATTCAGGAAATGGTCAATCTGAGCCACGAACGCGGGCTCGATTAG
- a CDS encoding ABC transporter substrate-binding protein codes for MSRKKLSRRQFVAATALSSAALITAPYVRGAYAAGKLSIGFWDHWVPGANKASTDLVNAWAEKEKVEVQIDYIPSQGNKNLLTIAAEAQAKSGHDILAMPTWWPHAQAELLEPMNDVMEGLIKQNGEPNGTVKYLGQSKGKWLAVPASVGSQIKGPCSRIDLMKQHAGIDVQALYPAGAPPKADSWNLETFLKAAEACQKAGVPFGIGLGETSDNVDTAGAIFQSFGAALVDEKGNLTVKTDAVRQALEYYKKLISFLPPDAGAWDDSSNNKWLVSGRGAMIMNPPSAWAVAKRDAPQVAEQCWTHGFPAGPKGRYAPYLAYFWGTWSFSKNKEAAKSVLRALSQPDAIEKMCVASGGYDLPCYEKLTTLKVWQEEGPPKGTLYHYPNPHNHQTLSIAAAPAPPKIAQQIYTQATLTKMCLRYHKGEAMEKVLAWAEGECEGFMRS; via the coding sequence ATGTCACGCAAGAAGCTTTCTCGCCGACAATTCGTTGCTGCTACTGCGCTGTCATCTGCGGCGCTCATCACCGCGCCCTATGTGCGTGGCGCCTACGCTGCAGGTAAGCTTTCGATCGGCTTCTGGGACCACTGGGTTCCCGGCGCCAACAAGGCTTCCACCGATCTCGTCAATGCCTGGGCCGAGAAGGAAAAGGTCGAGGTTCAGATCGACTACATCCCGAGCCAGGGCAACAAGAACCTGCTGACCATCGCAGCCGAAGCGCAGGCGAAATCCGGTCACGACATTCTGGCCATGCCGACCTGGTGGCCGCATGCGCAGGCCGAGCTGCTTGAACCCATGAACGACGTCATGGAAGGCCTCATCAAGCAGAACGGTGAACCCAACGGCACGGTGAAATATCTCGGTCAGTCCAAGGGCAAATGGCTTGCGGTGCCGGCGAGCGTCGGCAGCCAGATCAAGGGTCCCTGCTCCCGCATCGACCTGATGAAGCAGCATGCCGGCATCGACGTACAGGCGCTGTATCCCGCCGGTGCCCCACCGAAGGCCGATAGCTGGAATCTGGAGACCTTCCTGAAGGCCGCAGAGGCCTGCCAGAAGGCCGGCGTTCCCTTCGGTATCGGGCTTGGCGAGACTAGCGACAATGTCGATACGGCAGGCGCGATCTTCCAGTCGTTCGGTGCAGCCCTTGTCGATGAGAAGGGCAACCTCACTGTCAAAACTGACGCGGTGCGCCAGGCACTGGAATACTACAAGAAGCTGATCTCCTTCCTGCCGCCGGATGCCGGCGCCTGGGACGACTCCTCCAACAACAAATGGCTGGTCTCCGGCAGGGGCGCCATGATCATGAACCCACCGAGCGCCTGGGCAGTCGCCAAGCGCGACGCACCGCAGGTGGCCGAGCAGTGCTGGACTCATGGCTTCCCGGCCGGACCGAAGGGCCGCTACGCGCCCTACCTCGCCTACTTCTGGGGCACCTGGTCGTTCTCCAAGAACAAGGAAGCGGCCAAGAGCGTGCTCAGGGCGCTTTCACAACCTGATGCGATCGAGAAGATGTGCGTGGCGAGCGGTGGCTATGACCTGCCCTGCTACGAAAAGCTCACTACCCTGAAGGTCTGGCAAGAGGAAGGGCCGCCGAAGGGCACGCTCTACCACTATCCGAACCCGCACAACCACCAGACGCTTTCGATCGCCGCGGCGCCCGCTCCGCCGAAGATCGCACAGCAGATCTATACGCAGGCAACGTTGACCAAGATGTGCCTGCGTTATCACAAGGGCGAAGCGATGGAAAAGGTGCTCGCCTGGGCTGAAGGCGAGTGCGAAGGCTTCATGCGGAGCTGA
- a CDS encoding carbohydrate ABC transporter permease has translation MADVALQPNRAAAQAARKRSSLHSMMKRKSTVAFLMTLPLILLIATLVIYPAFYALHLATLNKSMQRFVGLSNFEFLFKRETFWLVVKQSCIFAITAVIFKALLGFIIAHFVHNIPAKGQRKWRGMLLVPWVIPPAMSTLAWLWLFDPSYSAFNYTLSFFGIGPIPWTGDAMWARFSVILVNIWVGAPFFMIMYLAALKSVPEQLYEAAAIDGANWWQRIWYVTLPMMRNIIAITTLFSLIVTFANFDIVRILTAGGPLDHTHIFATWAFRIGIEGSDIPLGASVSLFMVPILAVAAIFILRDVNKRGNEA, from the coding sequence ATGGCTGACGTCGCATTGCAGCCGAACCGGGCCGCCGCGCAAGCTGCGCGCAAACGCTCGAGCCTGCACAGTATGATGAAGCGCAAATCGACTGTGGCGTTCCTGATGACGCTGCCGCTGATCCTCCTGATCGCGACCCTTGTGATCTATCCGGCATTCTACGCGCTGCACCTCGCGACGTTGAACAAGTCGATGCAGCGCTTCGTCGGGCTCAGCAATTTCGAATTCCTGTTCAAGCGCGAGACGTTCTGGCTCGTCGTCAAGCAATCCTGCATCTTCGCGATCACGGCCGTCATCTTCAAGGCGCTGCTGGGCTTTATCATTGCGCATTTCGTTCACAACATACCGGCCAAGGGCCAGCGCAAATGGCGCGGCATGCTGCTGGTACCGTGGGTAATCCCCCCGGCGATGAGCACACTGGCGTGGCTGTGGCTGTTTGACCCCTCCTACAGTGCGTTCAACTACACGCTCTCGTTCTTCGGCATCGGGCCGATCCCATGGACCGGCGATGCCATGTGGGCGCGCTTCTCGGTCATTCTCGTCAACATCTGGGTCGGCGCACCGTTCTTCATGATCATGTATCTGGCGGCGCTGAAATCCGTTCCGGAACAACTCTACGAGGCCGCGGCCATCGACGGCGCCAATTGGTGGCAGCGCATCTGGTACGTCACGCTGCCGATGATGCGAAACATTATCGCGATTACGACGCTGTTCTCGCTAATCGTGACCTTCGCCAACTTTGACATCGTGCGCATCCTGACCGCGGGCGGCCCGCTCGATCACACCCATATCTTCGCGACGTGGGCGTTCCGCATCGGGATCGAGGGCAGCGATATACCGCTGGGCGCCAGCGTATCCCTCTTCATGGTGCCGATTCTGGCGGTCGCGGCGATCTTCATCCTGCGCGACGTCAACAAACGCGGGAATGAAGCCTGA
- a CDS encoding carbohydrate ABC transporter permease, which yields MTTVTIDKAAPTRKVKYGSMSRDRAWALRWSYFFLVIFAIFFLTPPIYMFITSLKSSAEISAATNPWWVFHPTLDNYVGLLTSNQFLRFFWNSAIVSIFVVTITMLIAVPAAFALSRMRFWGSATLATGVFLTYLIPETLLFIPLFKMFAVIGDWTGIQLINRWYVLLILYPTLTVPFCTWIMIGYFASIPKELDEAAIIDGASWFQTLTRIFIPVALPGLIAATIFAFTVSWAQFLYPLVFTTSTDQLVMPVGIITTLIKGDVFNWGQIMTGALLGAAPPLIIYAFLMDYYIAGLTAGATKG from the coding sequence ATGACAACGGTGACCATCGACAAGGCCGCGCCGACCCGCAAGGTCAAATACGGCAGCATGAGCCGCGACCGCGCCTGGGCACTGCGCTGGTCGTATTTCTTCCTGGTGATCTTCGCGATCTTCTTCCTGACGCCGCCGATCTACATGTTCATCACCTCGCTGAAGAGCAGCGCGGAGATTTCGGCGGCAACCAATCCGTGGTGGGTGTTCCACCCAACGCTCGACAACTATGTCGGTCTGCTGACCTCGAACCAGTTTCTGCGCTTCTTCTGGAATTCGGCGATCGTCTCGATCTTCGTCGTCACCATCACCATGCTGATAGCAGTACCCGCTGCCTTTGCGCTGTCGAGGATGCGGTTCTGGGGTTCGGCGACGCTCGCGACCGGCGTGTTCCTGACCTATCTCATTCCCGAGACGCTGCTGTTCATTCCGCTGTTCAAGATGTTCGCGGTGATCGGCGACTGGACCGGCATCCAGCTCATCAACAGATGGTACGTGCTGCTGATCCTCTATCCGACACTTACGGTGCCCTTCTGCACCTGGATCATGATCGGCTACTTCGCCTCAATTCCGAAGGAGCTCGATGAAGCCGCCATTATCGACGGCGCATCCTGGTTCCAGACGCTGACGCGGATATTCATCCCGGTGGCGTTGCCGGGCCTGATCGCAGCGACGATCTTCGCCTTCACAGTCTCCTGGGCGCAATTCCTCTATCCGCTGGTCTTCACTACGTCGACTGACCAGCTCGTGATGCCCGTTGGCATCATCACGACGCTGATCAAGGGCGACGTGTTCAATTGGGGACAGATCATGACCGGCGCCCTGCTCGGCGCCGCGCCCCCGCTCATCATCTACGCATTCCTGATGGACTATTACATTGCCGGCCTGACCGCCGGTGCGACGAAGGGTTGA
- a CDS encoding ABC transporter ATP-binding protein — MADVTLRKVVKRYDEVEAVRGIDLDIADHEFVVLVGPSGCGKSTTLRMIAGLEDISDGDIMIGGDVVNDVPPKDRDIAMVFQNYALYPHMTVAENMSFGLRLKRYPKAEIKSRVDEAARMLDIVELVDRKPKQLSGGQRQRVAMGRAIVRNPKVFLFDEPLSNLDAKLRVQMRIEIKKVHQKVRTTTVYVTHDQVEAMTLADRVVVMNHGRIEQIGTPNELYHKPATKFVASFIGSPAMNFVPCRLEDLAGKLHVRLTDRIAFPLPPARAARYQGIPRTDKLLLGLRPEHITEAKPHPEPGVEAFDAVLDVTEPMGMETLIYFTLEGSQVCGRVNPNAGAQDGAPLRLAVDLNNMHLLNEVTGVVL, encoded by the coding sequence ATGGCTGACGTGACGTTGCGCAAGGTGGTGAAGCGTTATGACGAAGTCGAGGCGGTGCGCGGCATCGACCTCGATATCGCCGACCATGAGTTCGTCGTGCTGGTTGGGCCATCGGGCTGCGGGAAATCAACCACCTTGCGGATGATCGCCGGCCTGGAAGATATCTCCGACGGCGACATCATGATCGGCGGCGACGTCGTCAACGATGTGCCGCCGAAGGACCGCGATATCGCGATGGTGTTTCAGAATTACGCGCTTTACCCGCACATGACGGTCGCGGAGAACATGTCGTTCGGACTTCGGCTGAAACGCTATCCGAAGGCCGAGATCAAGAGTCGCGTCGACGAGGCCGCGCGCATGCTCGACATCGTCGAGCTCGTCGACCGCAAGCCGAAGCAATTGTCGGGCGGCCAGCGCCAGCGCGTCGCGATGGGCCGCGCCATCGTGCGCAACCCGAAAGTTTTTCTGTTCGACGAGCCGCTGTCCAACCTCGACGCCAAGCTGCGCGTGCAGATGCGGATCGAGATCAAGAAGGTGCATCAGAAGGTCCGCACCACGACGGTCTACGTGACCCACGACCAGGTCGAAGCGATGACGCTGGCGGACCGCGTGGTGGTGATGAACCACGGCCGGATCGAGCAGATCGGCACGCCGAACGAACTCTATCACAAGCCGGCGACGAAATTCGTTGCCAGCTTCATCGGCTCGCCGGCAATGAATTTCGTCCCGTGCCGGCTGGAGGATCTCGCCGGCAAGTTGCACGTCCGGTTGACTGACCGCATCGCCTTCCCGCTGCCGCCGGCCCGTGCTGCCCGTTATCAAGGCATTCCGCGCACCGACAAATTGCTGCTGGGGCTGCGCCCCGAGCACATCACCGAGGCGAAGCCGCATCCTGAGCCCGGTGTGGAGGCCTTTGACGCGGTGCTCGACGTCACCGAGCCGATGGGAATGGAGACGCTGATCTATTTTACCCTGGAAGGTTCGCAGGTCTGCGGCCGGGTCAATCCCAATGCCGGCGCGCAGGATGGCGCTCCGCTCCGATTGGCTGTGGACCTCAATAATATGCACCTGCTAAACGAGGTGACCGGCGTCGTCCTTTGA